In one Trichlorobacter lovleyi SZ genomic region, the following are encoded:
- a CDS encoding LolA family protein produces the protein MKQRIITIFLSLALGGTISSAQAAEATLQQVIATLEQGYASLQDLQASFNQSTTLAGFPKPQKGHGELALRRPPQGTAQFRFDYAVPKQSIISNGKQVWFYQPENRQVLVSSLEGMMKGGNSIGMAYLTGLGNVSKDFNAAFAKPSRDKQGNYLLELTPRKPTPVLSRLRLTIHEEAVNALLADGQTKEPFPVVASTVVDGSGTETRISYSRIRTNSGLSAAKFNFKVPQGVDIIKP, from the coding sequence ATGAAACAGCGTATCATCACCATTTTTCTGAGCCTGGCCCTGGGGGGCACCATCAGCAGCGCCCAGGCAGCCGAGGCGACCCTCCAGCAGGTCATCGCGACCCTGGAGCAAGGCTATGCCTCGCTCCAGGATCTGCAGGCCAGCTTTAACCAGTCCACCACCCTGGCCGGTTTCCCCAAACCGCAAAAGGGACACGGCGAACTGGCGCTGCGCCGTCCTCCGCAGGGTACGGCCCAGTTCCGCTTCGACTATGCCGTACCGAAGCAGAGCATCATCTCCAATGGCAAGCAGGTCTGGTTCTATCAGCCGGAGAACAGGCAGGTGCTGGTATCGTCGCTGGAAGGGATGATGAAGGGGGGCAACAGCATCGGCATGGCCTACCTGACCGGTCTCGGCAATGTTTCAAAGGACTTTAACGCCGCATTTGCCAAGCCGAGCCGTGACAAACAGGGCAACTACCTGCTGGAACTGACCCCGCGCAAGCCTACTCCGGTCCTGTCCCGCCTGCGCCTGACCATCCATGAAGAGGCGGTCAATGCCCTGCTGGCCGATGGTCAGACCAAAGAGCCGTTCCCGGTGGTTGCATCCACGGTGGTTGACGGCAGCGGCACCGAAACCCGGATCAGTTACAGCCGGATACGGACCAACAGCGGCCTTTCAGCCGCAAAATTCAACTTTAAAGTGCCGCAAGGCGTCGATATTATCAAACCGTAG